Proteins from one Larimichthys crocea isolate SSNF chromosome XX, L_crocea_2.0, whole genome shotgun sequence genomic window:
- the cdpf1 gene encoding cysteine-rich DPF motif domain-containing protein 1, whose product MKTRKLQRTVPALKTMEHTTSEAPQKIFTCQVCDLSSPFTYHGQKPPNTRAIVLLEECFVTRDPFSPDKEKFLVLGSSCSLCGVRVCVGPDCSLFYTKRFCLQCVNKHLDQFPHQIQTELAKKKKQQQQSSNAGVS is encoded by the exons atgaaaaccagGAAACTCCAGCGAACTGTTCCTGCTCTGAAAACGATGGAGCACACGACAAGTGAAGCCCCTCAAAAAATATTCACCTGCCAGGTGTGTGATTTAAGCAGCCCTTTCACTTACCACGGCCAGAAACCACCAAACACCAGAGCCATCGT gTTGCTTGAGGAGTGTTTTGTCACCAGAGACCCCTTCAGTCCGGACAAGGAGAAGTTTCTAGTGTTGGGCTCCAGCTGCAGCCTGTGCGGGGTGCGTGTCTGCGTCGGACCG GACTGCAGTCTCTTCTACACCAAGAGGTTTTGCTTACAGTGCGTGAACAAACACTTGGACCAGTTCCCCCATCAGATTCAGACCGAGCTGgctaagaagaagaagcagcagcagcagagctccaATGCTGGCGTCTCATGA